The nucleotide sequence CCCAAAGACTTCCATTTTTTTTAAGTGCTAAAGAATGAACTGCTCCACATGAAATTTGAGAAAAACCAGTACCAACTTTCTCCCAAGTTGACCTACTTGTTGTTGTTCCATCTCCTAATTGCCCATATATATTAAACCCTGCTGCCCATATGGTTCCATCTGCTTTTAATGCCATAGAAAAGGCTTTACCACAAGAAATCTGCACAAAATTATCCCCTACCTTTTCCCATGTTGATCTATCTGTTGTTGTTCCATCTCCTAATTCTCCAAATTGATTATATCCGGTGCTCCAAAGTGATCCATCTTTTTTTAATGCTAACGAGTGATCTCCTTGTGATGCAACTTGAGAAAACCCGGAACCAACTTTTTCCCAAATATACTTATCTGTCGTTGTCCCATCTCCCAATTCTCCGAGTTGATTGCTACCACAAGCCCACAATGTTCCATCCTTCTTTATCCCTAAAGAATGTTCGGCTCCACACGCTATTTGAGAAAAATCCGAACCAACCATTTTCCAGTTTGCTACTTTGGTTTCCCTATCTTCATTATTTCCTAATTCTCCACTCCAGTTAATACCACATGCCCATAGCGTTCCATCTTTTTTTATTCCTAAAGAATAACCACAGCTACATTCAACATCAGAAAAATTATCTCCTACCTTTTCCCATGTTGATTTATCTATGTACGTCCCATCTCCTAGACATCCATATTCATTGGTACCTGTTGCCCAAAGACTTCCATCTGCCTTTATGACAAAAGAACTTAATCCTGTTGTTATGGTTTGTGCATGCACTCTAAAATTATTATTCGCATTAGCTAAAGATATTGAAATTCCTAATACAGTACTTATAATAAATATTTTTTTAAAATTCATTATAACTCTCTCCATCCATTTAAATTATTATCATTAATAATTATACCACAAATATTGGTATTTTTGCTTATAATAGTATTTAGAATGTTATGTGTAACATAATTCAAAATAATGTTTTAACGTAATTTTAGGAATTAAGTATAAAACGCCTTTCCACAATATTTAATATGTGAAAAGGCGTTTTATTAATAATCTAAAATTTTAACGAGCAAGCTCATATATTGCATGAGCATATATTTTTGCATTTAGTATTAAATGTTCAATTTTTATAAATTCATTTGCTTGGTGATCAACATCTGGTTCTCCTGGGAATATTGGTCCAAAGGCTACTATGTTAGGCATTTCCTTTGCATAAGTTCCTCCGCCTATTGAAAGAAGTTTTGGCTCCTCACTAGTTTGCTCTTTATATACTTTTTGAAGAAGTTTTACTAATTCATGATCTTCTGGAAAGTATAATGACTTCTGGTGTGTCATGTTTTCAACTCTTATTCCAGTATCAGCTATCCTAGCATTTATTCCATCCATCATATCCTCGTATTTGCAAGTTACAGGATATCTAACATTAAGAACAACTTTTCCTTGGTCTTTATTAAAGTCTATTATTCCAAGATTGAAGGAAAGCTTACCCGAAACCTTATCTTCCATACCAATTCCAAAAGATTCTCCGTTAGTTTCCATTCCAACATATCTATTTAAGAAAGCTATATAATCATTAAAATCAGATTTTCCAAGATTTAATTCTTCTAGAAAAGCTAAAAGCTGCATTATAGCATTTTTTCCAAGCTCCGGCATACTTCCATGTGCAGCAATTCCTTTTGATTTTACTATAACCATATCGTCTTTTTCTTCAGCTTTTATATCATATCCAGTTCTTTCAGCGAAACTTTCACATTTATCAATGATTTCGCCCTTTAAATCTGCTCTTATTCCAGCTTCAGCGTATGGAGGAACTACATTTGATCTTTCTCCTCCTTTTACATAAATAATCTTTGTATCTCCTTCGTAATCATTTTTAAAATCTTTTACTAAGTTAAAAATTGTTATTCCTTTTTCTCCATTGATTATTGGATATTCAGCATCTGGAGTAAAGCCAAGAACTGGTGGTTTTTCATTCTTTAAATAATGCTCTGTATCTTTTCCTGAACCAGTTTCCTCATCCAAACCGAATATAATTCTAACTTTTTTAGACATAGTAAGTCCTGCATCCACAATAGCCTTTAATGAATATAAACATGCTACTGTAGGTCCCTTGTCATCCATTGATCCTCTTGCATATAGCTTTCCATCATGTATTTCTGCAGCATATGGAGGATAATTCCATCCATCTCCTTCTGGCACTACATCAAGGTGACCAAGTACTGCTACATAATCTTCTCCTTCACCATATTCAGCATATCCAACATAGTTATCTAAATTAACAGTTTTGAAACCAAGTCTTTCAGCTAACTTTAAAGCATAGTCAAGTGCCTTTGCTGTATCCTTTCCAAATGGTGCATTTCCTTCAGCTTCCCCGCTGATACTTTTAATTCTAAGGATTTCTTGAATTGAAGAAACCATATCATCCTTTAATAAGTCTATCTTCTCGTTTATCTTATCCATTAAAAAACCTCCATTAATAAAAATTATATATAAAACAAATTTTGTTTTTTACTATCTTCATACTCATCTATTTTATCAAGCTGAAAATCCTCATACTTATCTGCTTTAATCATTATTTCTTCTAGAAATTCTCTTTTATACTTAAATTGATTTTCATACTTTATTTCTCTAAATACAGAATACTCTATTCCTTCGTCATTATCGCCAACTACAATTTCAGGAAATACATCCTTTATATTTTTATTCATAATTGCATATTGGTAAATAGAAGCATCTATGATGTTCCCATGATAGGTATTAAAACAATGTGCATATTGTAATTTTCTTTTTCTAGCTTCAACATATAAAATCCCTTCAACCAAAGGAACATCCAAATCCTTAAGCTTACATACCTGACTTATAAGTGCTCCTATCATTGGAGCATTGTTTACTATCTGATATTTTGTAAAACAAAGTTTACATAAACCTTTCAAAAACTTTTTTTCTGCTTCTATCAATATACCACCTCAATACATCCTAACAGGCTTATTTATATCTGTTTTATTATCCTCTACATGAATATCTATTAAAAATTGTCTTACCTTATTGGTATAATCAGTTTTATTTTTTAGATACGCCTCAGCATGCCCAGCATTAGGTGCAATATACAAATACTTAGCACCCTTTTTTATCGAGTACAGGTCTACTGACATTTCTGGTGGAATCAAGTCATCATCTGCTCCATGAGCAAACATTATAGGTGTCTTAACATCTTGAATTGCTTTTATTGGAGAAATTGCATAAACTGAAAACCCTGCTTTAAAAAATGCAATTAAACTTGAATAAAAAACAACCATTTTTGCAACTACTGCACCATGATTTTTCATTTCATAATTTAGTTTTTCTCCAAATAGCTGTGGAAGATCTGAAAACGGACAATCCACCACATAAAAAGAGACATCCTTTGTTTTTTCATTCATGTTTGATTGTAATAATGCAGTTGCAGCTCCCATAGATTCACCATGAATTCCTATTATTCCTCCTGGTGTTTTATTTTTAACCCACTTTACACAATTGTTTAAATCGTATTTTTCGAAATACCCAAGAGTTATATCGTTTCCCCCACTTACTCCATGGTATCTTGAATCGTAAATCAAAACATTGTAACCTAAGTCCAGGTATATATCTGCATACTTCATGGACTCCCACCTGCTTCCAGTTATTCCATGAACTATTATTATAGTTTTTCTACTGTCAACAAAATTTTTAATATAAGTTCCTGAAAGCTTATATCCAAAGTTAGACTCTATAACCACATCGCTTTTATTGAGGAGATTATATCTCTCATAATTAAACGTGGATTTAAAATTGTTATAACTACTTTGGCTTCTATCAAACTGCATTTTACATACTTTATCATATATTAGATTTCCTACATACAAGCCAACACAGTTTGCAAAAATAAATATTACCAAAACTACTGCTAGCACTATTCTTTTTATTTTGCTAGATTTTCTCATTCACCCTCGCCACCATTAAGGCAATTACTTTTCACATAATTAAATCTTTTTTACTTTGCTTAATTGTACCTTCACATTTCCTTTGATAATCTCAATATATTCTCTTCTTAAGGTATCCTGCTCCTTTTTTTCTTCTTCTGTTAATCCATCTTCTTTGCTCTTTTTATATAAAAAGTTTATTCTCTCTATAAGTTTCTTCATTTCCATGATATATTTTCTCCTTAATGTCCCTTAATATTTTTAGTAAAATTTTCTTTATCTTTTTCATCTTCAAATGAATTTAAATCATATATATTTCTATGGGAAAATTCACAAATACAAAAATCTTTTCAATTAAATTATCTTAACCTAAGCATATTTCATAAGTCTTTTTTCAAAAAATACAGGTTTTAAATTACAGTTTTCCGCCATTTTAAGCGCATTTTTAAAATTAAGACCTATACTGTCCTTATAATGAGAATCGGAACCTATTGTAACAAACCTTCCTCCAAGCTCACTATACCTTTTATATATTGGCATCAAATTTTCGCATACTTCTTTTTTATTAAGCCTTCTTGTATTTATTTCAATGACTATTTCTCTGTCTACTATAAACTTCAAAACCTCATCTATATAATCACT is from Clostridium acetobutylicum ATCC 824 and encodes:
- the pepV gene encoding dipeptidase PepV, encoding MDKINEKIDLLKDDMVSSIQEILRIKSISGEAEGNAPFGKDTAKALDYALKLAERLGFKTVNLDNYVGYAEYGEGEDYVAVLGHLDVVPEGDGWNYPPYAAEIHDGKLYARGSMDDKGPTVACLYSLKAIVDAGLTMSKKVRIIFGLDEETGSGKDTEHYLKNEKPPVLGFTPDAEYPIINGEKGITIFNLVKDFKNDYEGDTKIIYVKGGERSNVVPPYAEAGIRADLKGEIIDKCESFAERTGYDIKAEEKDDMVIVKSKGIAAHGSMPELGKNAIMQLLAFLEELNLGKSDFNDYIAFLNRYVGMETNGESFGIGMEDKVSGKLSFNLGIIDFNKDQGKVVLNVRYPVTCKYEDMMDGINARIADTGIRVENMTHQKSLYFPEDHELVKLLQKVYKEQTSEEPKLLSIGGGTYAKEMPNIVAFGPIFPGEPDVDHQANEFIKIEHLILNAKIYAHAIYELAR
- a CDS encoding DUF896 domain-containing protein, producing MEMKKLIERINFLYKKSKEDGLTEEEKKEQDTLRREYIEIIKGNVKVQLSKVKKI
- a CDS encoding RCC1 domain-containing protein, encoding MNFKKIFIISTVLGISISLANANNNFRVHAQTITTGLSSFVIKADGSLWATGTNEYGCLGDGTYIDKSTWEKVGDNFSDVECSCGYSLGIKKDGTLWACGINWSGELGNNEDRETKVANWKMVGSDFSQIACGAEHSLGIKKDGTLWACGSNQLGELGDGTTTDKYIWEKVGSGFSQVASQGDHSLALKKDGSLWSTGYNQFGELGDGTTTDRSTWEKVGDNFVQISCGKAFSMALKADGTIWAAGFNIYGQLGDGTTTSRSTWEKVGTGFSQISCGAVHSLALKKNGSLWATGNNENGQLGDGTTTDRSTWEKVGDGFCKINARNANTIAIKIDGSVWDCGWGYYGQLGNGNEYQRESLKEVLTGADIH
- a CDS encoding alpha/beta hydrolase, with protein sequence MRKSSKIKRIVLAVVLVIFIFANCVGLYVGNLIYDKVCKMQFDRSQSSYNNFKSTFNYERYNLLNKSDVVIESNFGYKLSGTYIKNFVDSRKTIIIVHGITGSRWESMKYADIYLDLGYNVLIYDSRYHGVSGGNDITLGYFEKYDLNNCVKWVKNKTPGGIIGIHGESMGAATALLQSNMNEKTKDVSFYVVDCPFSDLPQLFGEKLNYEMKNHGAVVAKMVVFYSSLIAFFKAGFSVYAISPIKAIQDVKTPIMFAHGADDDLIPPEMSVDLYSIKKGAKYLYIAPNAGHAEAYLKNKTDYTNKVRQFLIDIHVEDNKTDINKPVRMY